The genomic window ACAGTACCGGATAATATGTGAACGTGCCAAGAAACACCAGTGACGGCAGTAGGAACAGATAAGGTTGGATCCGCCAGCGGCGCCGGCGCGTCGCCTGTACAGGGAGATGGGATCCTAGCGCCTTGGGTGTCGTGGTCAACAAACAGGCGTCCCGCCACTGGGGTGGCACGCGGCCGTGCCCGTCACGGCACGGCCGCGTGCACGATGATGCAAATGGCGGTTCTCACTTCCGATGGAACAGCCGAACGGAAATCCTTAATACTTCGATAGAAGTTGAGTCGCATTCCGCTGCGCTTGGTCGAGCGCCGCTTTCACGGTCAAACGGCCGGACTGGGCCGCTTGCACTGCCGTGACCAGCGTCTGCTGGACCTCATCTTGATCGTGAACGGTCATCTGCTCGCCGGCCACGCGCAACTGCAGGGTCGCGGTCAGCGCCTGCGGCAGTTGCTGCATATAGGCTGCGAACGCCGGCGTCGAGAGTTCGGTCTTTCGGATCGGCACGTACCCGGTGCCGATGCTCCACCTGGCAGCTTGGACCGGATCCGTCATCCACGTCACGAACGTCCACGCTGCCTGTTCGCGCTCGGGCGTTGTCTTGAGCACGTACATGCTGCCGCCGCCGGTGACCGATCCCCACTGCGCGCCGGCCGGCATAAAGGCCGCACTCCAATTGAACTTCGCATTAGTCCTGATGAACGTCATGTTGCCGGTCGTCGTGTAGATCATCGCGACCTTCTGCTGGATGAAGTCCTGGGGAACCTGGCCCCAGAATGCAGGACTGGACGGCCCCGGCGGGTGCACTTTGTACTTGTTCTGGAGATCGAGGATGAACTGGACGGCTGCCTGCGTCTCGGGGGAGTTGAACTTGACCCACTTGCCGCCGACCGAATCGAAGTATTTCGCCTTCTGCTCGACGAAGAAACCTTGAATGGTCCAGGGCGATGTGTCCACAACCGGTATCTCGACGCCCCACTGGGTGGCCTGGCCGCTCGCGTCACGGATGGTCAGCTTCTGCGCGTCGGCTACGAGTTGCGTCCAGTTCTTGGGCGGACTGTTGGGATCCAGACCGGCCTTCTGGAACATGTCTTTGTTGTAGAAGAATATCACGGTACTTCGCTGGTACGGGATACTGTAGATGTGCCCGTTGGAACGGGCGTTCAGAAGCAACGCAGAGTAGAAGTCGTCGAGCCAACCGCTCGGTTGCTTCGCGATGAAATCATCCAGCGGAATGAGCGCATTCTGGTCGAGGAGGGAGTACAACTCAGGCGTGTCCAGGACGGCGACGTCCGGCGGGTTCCCGCCCACGACCCCGGTTACCACCTTGGCCATTGCCTGGACGTAGTTGCCCGCGAAGACGGGCTGAACTTGAATGGTGGGATGCGAGCGGTTAAAGTCGCCGACAATGCTCGTCATCAGATCATATAGCGGTCCCGACACACCGATCGGAAAGTCGTACGTGAGCGTGATGGCCGTCTGCGCGCGAGCACCGCCTGGGATCAAGACGACGGCCATCAACGCCGCAGCGAGGAGCGCTATCCACCTACGCCGAGCGGACATACTGATATCCCCCCTTCATGTGTAGTCCAACTCATCTACCGCGCCCATCCTGTTGTATGGATTCTTGTAGATTGTTGCGGTCCGCGAAATCGCGATACCATTTCGTCTCCGATGAATCCTCGGTGCGCAACCATGCGGGTTCGACCCATCGGATCCACTGCCCAGGGCCAGGGCCTGGACCTCAGCCGACACATCGACGCTGGCACGCTTCGGTACTCCCTCCTCTGCACGACCATCGCCGCGAACCGTCGAGGATCCGTGCACCCCTGGGCGCCCCCGGTGGCTCACCACACATTGCGTCATCTTCTTGATCACGACCTTACCGTCCTGCCTCTTGCTCACCTTCTCCACCGCCGCCCATGCGACCGGGTCCGGCGTGTCGAATGCGTTCGCTGTGGTCCATAGTCGCGATGCGGTCACAGTGCTCGGATTCCTTCTCTGTGCTGAGTCGCGTGTCGAGGCTCGGATCCGGAAACACGTAGCCCCGAGGGGATCTTCCGAACTCGTGCTTCGCGGCGGGCGCGCCTGGAGCCCGGAGGGTTCTGCGAGCCGCGCGAGAAATGTACACCGTGAACGTCACAACTCCGGGAGTCTCTTGTGAGTGGTGGCATGAAAATGACCACGGTGCGCAGTGACTCAATCGGCCAACCGGGCCGTGCCCTCAACACCGCGCGGATGCACAGCTTCGTCCTGGACTCGTCCTCGGGCCCGGGTGAGGGACTGACCAACACCGAGGCATTTCTGGGCGGGATCGCGTCCTGCGGGGTGACGTTGATCGAGAAGTACGCCCGGGACACGGGCGTCCGCGTCCCCGGCTTGACGGTTACGATCTCCGGGCACCAAGCTCCCCCGGATCCGACGCGATTCGCCACGGTCGACGTGCGGTTTGAGTTTCGCGGTGTGGGACAGGACGTGGCTGACCAACTCGTTGAAGTCTGGCGGAGCCGCTGACCCCTGTACCGCACGGTCGCGGTCGCGACCGAGTTCCGGATCCAGGTAACGAGTCGTCCCTAGGCGCGGGCAGGCGATCCCCGCCCCATTCCTAAGACCTTAGTATGCTGCTATCTCGCATTACGGAACGAGCTCTGCGTCAGCCAACCCCAACGTCAGATGGTCATCGAGCGGGATCAACGCGGCACCTCCGGGGCCGGCAGCGACTCCGGCGCGGAGATCGTGGCCGGCGCGTTCGAGGACTATCATCGTGCGACGATCGTGGGAGAGAAGACCGCGGGCGCTCTGGGTGGGGCGGTTGAGGTCCTTCTCCCGGACGGGGGAATGTCCGTCACGGTCGAGCGGCTCACGACCCCGCGCGACGCGGGTCGAGGGCGGGGGAATCTCCCCGAACGTCCCGGTGACGCTCACGGAGGCCGCCATGGAGCGTGGTGTCGACCGGCAGATGCGGGTGGCGCTTCAAGCCGCGGCAGCGTCGGGCCATGCGGCATCCCTGCCCCGGTTGGTTCGATCGGCGCGCTAACGGCCGCGCGACGCAGGTGGCGTCACACAGCGGCACGCGAGCGGCTGCCACCGCTGTCTTGGAACGCATCACGATTCCTGGGTTTCCCGGGAGTCTGTACCTGCCCCATCGGGCGCGAACTCACTTTCCAGCAGCGCCAGCCAGTTGCAGAAATCCAGCAACTGATCTGCCGTACCGCGTCCCTGCACGCCACCTGGGAGGCTGCGGATCCATTTGCGAACCCAGTGCCGCAGGCGCGCAATCACTCGCCCGGCCTCGCGCGGACCGGCAACATCCACGACGTTGCCGAATTCCTCTCGGATCACGGAAACCGCCGGCGCCAGATGCCCGGCGTCATGGACGATGCACCCGACCGGGCAGACGTCGACGCACCGCGGTGCCGGATCGAACGGCCAGCAGTGGGTACAGGTCGCAGGATCGATCCGATAGTGCGGGTGCCGATCCACGACCCGCACGTACACCACCGCCTGGTAGGGACAGGTCCCCAGGCAGGCCTTACACTCGATGCACTCGTCGGTAATCCTCAGCGCCACGGTCCGCCCATCCGGCTGGCACGGCCTGCACTCCGTCGTCATTATACGCGGCGGGATGGCACTCGTCCGGATCGCGCCTCCGGCATTGCGCGATCAGGCCGCGGCACCCCTCGTCGCCCGACATCGTCCTGCGCCGACGCGCCCGGGCCACCCCCACATAATGGTCAGCGCACCTGCGCAACTGCGCTGCGCGTCCGCGCGCCCACCTGGAGGCCAGCCGTTCGGGACGGCACTGTCACCGCATCAGACGAGGCTCGCCGCCAACAACATCGCGAAGAGCAGGTGCAACGCCGCCGTCCTACGGAGACTCCGATTGTACTCAGCGGCGGTTGAGACCCGCCACACGGCACGGATGAGCGCCACACCGAGCGGCACCGTCAGCCACGGGAGCCAAAACCACCCCTCGACCAACCCGACGCATCGCATCACGACGGGCACGATCCCCGCACCGACGAGGCAGCCGAGGTACAGCCCGCGCGTCCTGCGCTCGCCGATGCGTACGGCGAGCGTCCGCTTGCCGGCGGCACGGTCGGTCTCGAGATCACGCAGGTTGTTAACCACGATGATGGCCGTCGCCAGCAAGCCGACGGGCACAGCGGCCGCGATCGCGAGCACGCTGACGCTCCCCGCTTGCACGTAGGTCGTCCCCGCGACCGCCAGCAGACCGAAGAACAGAAATACGAAGAGCTCACCAAACCCGTGGTAGCCGATCGGCCAGGGGCCACCGGTGTACCCGAGCCCGGCGGCGATCGCGAGCAGCCCGGCCGCCACGACCGGCCAGCCGTAGCGGGCCGCGAATGCGAGTCCGACGGCGCCCGCGACGCCGAACCACACGTACGCACCCGCGGCGGCCTGCTTCGGCGTCAGCAGCCCGCTCTGAGTGGCGCGGGCGGGTCCGCGCCGGGATGTTGTATCCGCTCCGCGGAGAAAATCGAGGACGTCGTTGTGGAGGTTGGTGCCGACCTGGATGCACAGGGAAACGACGAGCGCCCCCAGTGCCCCCCACGGGCGGAACTGTCCTTGGCGCGCGGCGACGGCCGTGCCGACCAACACGGGTGCGACGGCCGCCGTCAACGTGGGCACACGGACGGCCAGCACCCACGCCCGCCACGACGCCACGTTGCACCCCTTCTTGAACACGGTCGAGGTGATTGGGGCTATCCTCCGCTCCTCGCGCGTGCGGGCACGGCCCCCCCACGCGCGGGCCCATCACCCACCGCGACGTGGATCGCCGCAACGCCCGTGAGGATGTTTCGGACTTCGATGTCCGCGAAGCCGACGTTCCGAAGGATCTCGGCAAATCCTCGTTGATCCGGCCAGCGACGGATCGACGTCGGGAGATAGGCGTACGCGTCGGGATGGCTGGCGACGATCCGTCCGACCCGCGGCACAACCGCGAAAGAGTACCAATCATAGAGCGCTCGCACGGCGGCGTTCGACGGGCGGCTGAACTCGAGGACCGCCAGCCGGCCGCCAGGCCGCAGCACGCGCCGGAGCTCCCGGAGGGCCGCCTCCGGGGACCGGACATTCCTGATCCCGAACCCAACGGTCGCCACGTCGAAGGTGGCGTCTCGAAGGGCCAACGCCTCCGCATCGCCCTCCGCGAACCGGCAGATTCGGGCCAGCCCGGCGGCCGCGGCGCGTCGGCGGGCGATGCGAAGCATCTCCTCGCTGAAATCTACGCCAAGGACGGCACCCCCTGGACCGACGCGCTTCGCCAGCAGGAGCGCCAGATCACCCGTGCCGCAACACACATCTACCGCTCGGTCGCCAAGGGATGCGCCGACCAGCCGCACGGTCCCCCGCTTCCACACCCGGTGCAGACCAGCTGACAGGAGAGTATTGGCGAGATCGTAGCGCGGAGCGATCGCCCCAAACATGCCGCGGACGTACCGGACCCGCTCGTCTTCGGGCACCAGCCCGTGCCCGACACGCACGCCCACGGAGTCCTCCCGGCGTTCGTCCGTCACCACGGTCCTCTTCCGTGACGCCGCGTGCTTCCCTCCCGTGCGCCGAACCGCCACCGGGCGTGCGTTGGCTATGAACCTCGACGCCGTGCCCGGCGCGCGGGATCCGATGGATCGCCACGGCCACCAGCAGGCGCGCACGTCCCGCCTGACTGCCCACGCAGCGTTCGCCGGCGGGCGCGGCGTTCCCCACCGCGTCGAGGGGGCTCGGGCTGCACGACGTTCCCACGGTGGCGCGCGGTCATGATCTTCTGCGTCAGGACAGTCGAAGCGAGCGCTCTTCGGACATCCGTCACGACCGCGCGCCGGGCGATCGTTGACGCGTGGGCAGTCACCCCACCCGACGGTGTGCACATGCAGCCTGGCGGGGTGACTGCCCGGAACAGGGTCTCACGCGTTCGACGCGTGTTCGACGGCTAGGTCCCCGTCTTGGCGGTCGGTTCGTCGTCGTCCGCGGGGCAGCACCGGTACTCCTGAGCCTTGTCGAGCAGATCGATCTTCCGCTTGAGCAACTGGTTCTCGAGGTCCATCCGCGTCAACTCCAGCTCCCGCTCCTTTTGCAGCTCGGGTTCGCAGATATCGCAGTCGTCCAAGCACCCCTTGACGAGCACGCCCGGCGTCGGAATCGGAGACGTCTTCTCCCACGAGAACAGCTGCGCGGCGCCGGGGGACACATTGCCGTTCTGGTCCAGCAACCCTTCCGTAACCAGGTCCTTGTCGACCTGCGCGAGCGCGGCCTTTCGCAGATCCAGCGCGATCGGGGCCTGCGCAAACACGGCGGTCGCCGCCGTCAACCGCGCGGCTCCGGCCGCCGTTTGTCCCCCGCCCTGCTCGACGGCGACGCTTGCCTGTGCGCGCTGGGCGACGTCGAGTCGGTCCTTGCCCGTCGCCAGCACGGTACTCGGGAGCACGGCCACCGAAGTCGCGGGTGGCGCCGGATTCAACGCCGCACCGGTCGGCATCAACGGGTCGTCCACGCGCCGGTCGATGCCCACCAACTCGAACCGCACCGTTTGGCATTTGTTGATGCGGTAGAAAAGAAACGTCACGGCGTGACAGCGGTTGGGATTGGTGAACGTGCGAGACGCCGACTCGTACTGGTCCTCGGACTCGCCCTGCTGATGGGTGCGCGTCGCCACTTCGCCGATCGACGTCGAGCTCGCGGCTCTGGTGCTGACTTCCATGTGGTTGTTCGAGCTCTCCGCGTGCTGCGTCAGTTGCCGCGCAACGGTGCTCGCGCCGTTGGCGTCGTACGAGCTCCCCGAGGCGGACCCGCCGATGCTGACGATGCCGAGATCGATCCCCGCGCCGCCGCCGCCGCTGACCGACGAGGAACTGAAGGACGTGTTAGTGTGCGTCGTGTCGAGCATGCTCAGATTGCTCATCGAGTAGGCCATCCCCGCGAGGTAGTAGGACTCCTCGGAGGTCGTCTGATTGTGGTACGACAGGTTCGTCTCGCTGTCAAAGCTGAAGCGCGTGTGACGATCGCTCGAGAAGAGGCGCACCTTCTCGCCGGGAAGCAGCGTGGTCGTGTAGAGTAGGTCGCCGAGCGACAACGGTCCCGAACAGCGTGTGATGCGGAACCGCAGCGTCACCTCCACGGGCACCACCTGCTGGCGGTTCCCCGCCATCACCACCGGCCGGAACGGCAGCCGGTAGCCGATGTCGAGCGTGTCACACACCACACAGGGTTCGAGGGACGGACAGCACCCCACGGTTGCCGGGGTCGTCGGAATCGTGTTGATCGCCATGTTGGTTCTCTCCTCTCTCGTCAAGGTACGTGCCGCCGTCGTGCCTGCCCAATCACATCCGCACGACCGGCGCCGCGCCGGGGAGCACCGGAGGCACGGATCCTGCTCACGCGCAGGAGGTGTGGGGCCCCCGCAGCATGACCGTTACGCTCGGCGGAAGAACCCGGTCCGCACCAGCGCCTCCGCGTCGCCCGCATCGACGGCCTGCACGGCGTGGGCTGCCGAGAACCGGTACGCTCGGCCGGTGACCGGGCCGCGCACCGCAATCGGCGACTTTTCTTGGTACTGCAACATCGCTGAACCGCGCCACGGATCCGCGCCATTCGCCACCGCGCCCCCGATGCTCGACGACCGGGCCGGCGCCGGCCACGTGACCCGAGGCGACGGCGCGGTCCCCCCGGCCGCGGGGGGTGCCGTTGCCCGCCCAGGCGCGTGCGACACCTCAGTCGCGGAGTGCGGCGCGGCCGGCGCGGGGGGGTGGATCCCCGGCGGAGTAGCCGTAGGCAACGTGGTCGTCTTGAGAGCCGCTCGCTTCTGACCGCAACACATTGTCAACCTCTCCCTTCGTTCCCGCCGCAGCGGGGGACATGATCGCAGGTGGCTGGCCGAGACGCTCGAGCAGACACGCCGCACCGGAAAGCGCCAGCCAGGTGATGATCCAATCCGAGAGCCCGCCACCGACGAAGAACGCCAGCGGCGCGGCCACCCACAGGCTCAGGCAGTAGAAACAATCCATGAGGCGGCCCAGGAATCCGCTGCCCAGGCGCACCCGCAGACGCACCACCAGGTCCGCCGGGCCGTCCTCGCTCGCCAGCAGGTGCGTGACCCGCCAGGTCGCGAGGACGGCCAGCACGAGCCGCATCCAGAAGGTCATCCGCTCACCTAGGACTTCGGCGGCAGATCGTTGCAGATGTAGATCGGCCAGATCCACCCGGTCTCGTGACGACCGCCGGACAGACTCGGGCAGATGCTGGTGTCCCAGACGTCCAAGGCGAAGAAGAAAGCACAGCATTCCCCGGGCTGACCGGTGATCGGGTCGGCCCGCTTCAACGCAAAGCCCGCCGGGGGTACCGGCAACGCCGAGGCCGCGCAGGTCGCGTCGAACATCCGCGCATCCATGACGGTCAGGGTGTTGGACTGCTTCGGCGGAATGACCATCGGTGGAGGCGAAGCGGTAAGGCACCGCGTCCCCGGATCGCCGACGCGATTGGTGCCGATCGACGTCGGACTGCTCGGCCCGGGCACGGGGAGAGCCACCGACAACAGGATCGGGGTGCACCCTGATTCGGTCCCACCCTGGCGCGTGAGCGTAAGACAGTACCCGCCGAAGTTGTCGCTGGGGTGCGTCGTGTCGCCTTCGATGATGTACTCGTCGTACGCAATGCCCTGAATCGCCAGGGGCCACGGGACGGTGCAGTCACCCGCACCGGGGATCTGGCTCAGGTTGATGACCGCGCACGGCGCCACGCCCAGGATGCCGGTGATCTCGCCGTAGATGGCTTTGTTGTCGAACCACACGTGCTGCGTGTCATAGTACTTGTTGCTCAGCGTGTCCTCGACGGTGAGCCGAAGCGTGTACTTCCCCGAGTAGCAGTTCACGAACGGAAGGGACTGGGACGCCCAAATCGGGGGGAGTTGCGGATCCACCGGGAAGAACTGCGGCGCCGGAACCGCGGGAGGCGTGACGCCGCTGACCCACCGGGTCGGCAGGAGTTGATCGTAGGACAACAGCGGGTGAGGCGGGCACGGCGGCACCGGGCAGACCTGCACGAACTGCCAGAAGCTCGTAAGGTCCGAGTAGCCGGTCTGCACCGCGGCCTGCTGCTTGGCGCTGGTGTAGTCCACCTGCCAGAACTGCGTCCACACCCCGAACGTGGGATTGTTGATGAAGTCCGCCTGATACGACAGCGTGTAGCCCTTGATCTGCTTCCCGGCGCAGATGCCCACCCACGCGTGCCCCCAGATCTCCAGCGCGGTACCGAACGAGGCGACCTGCCCGATCGACGTGTTGATTAACGGGGCGTTGGGATCGGGCCACCCCGGGGGGGTTTCGACCTGCACACCTTCGACCGCTTCGATCGAGACGCGCTGCCGGAAGATCTGAAACGTGACGGTGGCGACGCACGGCTGCTGGCCGGCCTGCGCGCTGAACACCGTGAGGCGGACTTCAACGTCGTCGGGCACCGGTGTGCTGAGCGTGTCGAGATACCCCAGCGGAGCATTCACCTTCCCGCAGGCTCCGGGCCCTCCCGGCGGCGCCGGCGGCGCGTACACAATGCCAGTCTGTGTGTAGGCCGAGGGAGGCGCCAGGGGATCCTTCCACTCGAGCGTGTAGTGGTCGCAGAAGGCGCCCGTCGCCGTGCCGACGATCTCGATGCCCTCGACGTTGGGACCGGGGTAGTACTGCTCCACCGCGCACGCGTTCATCTGCGGCTGGGTGATGGCGCAGATCAGCGGCCGGAAGCAGTCCCCCAGGCACCGCGAGAAGTACACGAGGCACCACACGACGTCCGCGAAGCTGCGGGCCCGAGCGAGGCAGCACCCGAAGCACATGGCGCACAGGCACCAGCAGCGGCAGAACCAGAAGGAGGCCTCCTGGCTGTGCGCCGCGAACGCGTCCCGGCCCAACAGGGCCTGCGCCGTGTCGACGGTGAGCAGGCGCTCAAAGATGTCGCACACTTCCTCCCGGCCTTCGAAGCAATCGATGTCGCCCGTCAGTACCTCGTCCGGGATACCGGCGCGAAACTCGACGCTGGCGAGTTGGTCGGTCAGGTAGGGCTTGTACGCCTTGGCCAGCGCCTCGACCAGCGTGCTGAAGTCCTGCCGCTGTTCCTCGGTCGGCGGGTTGGATACCGGCGTCCCGAGCGACTCCCTGATGCAGAGCCAGTACTGGTGGACGTAGTAGGTCCACGCGCGGAACGTGCGCGGACCGCGACAGACTAGCCATCCGAAGACGAAGCAACAGCGGAGGTGCGCCAGGCACCAGCGCCAGTTCTCGATCG from bacterium includes these protein-coding regions:
- a CDS encoding ABC transporter substrate-binding protein, producing the protein MSARRRWIALLAAALMAVVLIPGGARAQTAITLTYDFPIGVSGPLYDLMTSIVGDFNRSHPTIQVQPVFAGNYVQAMAKVVTGVVGGNPPDVAVLDTPELYSLLDQNALIPLDDFIAKQPSGWLDDFYSALLLNARSNGHIYSIPYQRSTVIFFYNKDMFQKAGLDPNSPPKNWTQLVADAQKLTIRDASGQATQWGVEIPVVDTSPWTIQGFFVEQKAKYFDSVGGKWVKFNSPETQAAVQFILDLQNKYKVHPPGPSSPAFWGQVPQDFIQQKVAMIYTTTGNMTFIRTNAKFNWSAAFMPAGAQWGSVTGGGSMYVLKTTPEREQAAWTFVTWMTDPVQAARWSIGTGYVPIRKTELSTPAFAAYMQQLPQALTATLQLRVAGEQMTVHDQDEVQQTLVTAVQAAQSGRLTVKAALDQAQRNATQLLSKY
- the ubiE gene encoding bifunctional demethylmenaquinone methyltransferase/2-methoxy-6-polyprenyl-1,4-benzoquinol methylase UbiE; amino-acid sequence: MTDERREDSVGVRVGHGLVPEDERVRYVRGMFGAIAPRYDLANTLLSAGLHRVWKRGTVRLVGASLGDRAVDVCCGTGDLALLLAKRVGPGGAVLGVDFSEEMLRIARRRAAAAGLARICRFAEGDAEALALRDATFDVATVGFGIRNVRSPEAALRELRRVLRPGGRLAVLEFSRPSNAAVRALYDWYSFAVVPRVGRIVASHPDAYAYLPTSIRRWPDQRGFAEILRNVGFADIEVRNILTGVAAIHVAVGDGPARGGAVPARARSGG
- a CDS encoding DUF1360 domain-containing protein, whose amino-acid sequence is MTFWMRLVLAVLATWRVTHLLASEDGPADLVVRLRVRLGSGFLGRLMDCFYCLSLWVAAPLAFFVGGGLSDWIITWLALSGAACLLERLGQPPAIMSPAAAGTKGEVDNVLRSEASGSQDDHVAYGYSAGDPPPRAGRAALRD
- a CDS encoding OsmC family protein, producing MTTVRSDSIGQPGRALNTARMHSFVLDSSSGPGEGLTNTEAFLGGIASCGVTLIEKYARDTGVRVPGLTVTISGHQAPPDPTRFATVDVRFEFRGVGQDVADQLVEVWRSR
- a CDS encoding 1,4-dihydroxy-2-naphthoate polyprenyltransferase yields the protein MASWRAWVLAVRVPTLTAAVAPVLVGTAVAARQGQFRPWGALGALVVSLCIQVGTNLHNDVLDFLRGADTTSRRGPARATQSGLLTPKQAAAGAYVWFGVAGAVGLAFAARYGWPVVAAGLLAIAAGLGYTGGPWPIGYHGFGELFVFLFFGLLAVAGTTYVQAGSVSVLAIAAAVPVGLLATAIIVVNNLRDLETDRAAGKRTLAVRIGERRTRGLYLGCLVGAGIVPVVMRCVGLVEGWFWLPWLTVPLGVALIRAVWRVSTAAEYNRSLRRTAALHLLFAMLLAASLV
- a CDS encoding 4Fe-4S dicluster domain-containing protein — encoded protein: MALRITDECIECKACLGTCPYQAVVYVRVVDRHPHYRIDPATCTHCWPFDPAPRCVDVCPVGCIVHDAGHLAPAVSVIREEFGNVVDVAGPREAGRVIARLRHWVRKWIRSLPGGVQGRGTADQLLDFCNWLALLESEFAPDGAGTDSRETQES